The following is a genomic window from Nitrospirota bacterium.
CGGAGGAAACCCCGCGGCGGATCCTCGTCGGGGCCTCGGACGGCCGGCTCTTCTGGCTGCCGAAATGAGACTTCTTGTTGCCTTCCTCATGGGACTGTGGCTTGCAGTACCGGTCTGGGCCGAGAGCCGCCCTGTTCGGGCGGTAGACAGCAAGGCCCTCAAGGAAAAGTTCTCCTTCACCACAAGGGCATCGGTGCCCGGAATCGAACGGGCAGGGGCGACGTTCGAAACAGCCTTCCAGTACCTCGGCGGCCTCAAAGGCGTGGAAAAGATCGCCCTCCGGACATGGGACCCCATCTACGAGATCGTTTCCGGCTCGGGGCCGTCCGCCTGGGCGGGAGAAACCGTGATGGATCGCGCGAAAACCAATCTCGTGAAAGGCCGTTCATTCCGGATTCCGGCCGGCTCGGTCGGCGCGGGGGAGTTCCGCTTCCGTCTCAAGCGGCGTGTGCCTGAAGCGGACGAACCATGGATGACGCTCGAAAAGGAGCGCCGGATCAAGACGCTGTCGGTCGATGAAGTCGAGTTGAAGGGGAAGGAACTGGGACTCTACGACGTCGAATTCGAGGTGGAGGTGAAATACTCGGACGGCCGGGCGGAGAAGACCGCTCTGAATATTGAAGTCCGCTGAAGTGCTCCGCTCTGCGTCATTCCTCGCCCTGCTGTTCACCGTTCACTGTTTTCTCCTCGCTCGCTCCGCCTGGGCCGTGTGCCCGGACGGCGCGGCAACGACGTGCTACTACGTAAACGATTGCTGTACGAGGAATGATGTCTATACGTACGCAGCGGATGCGGACATGGCTACCGGGGATGACACACTGGCGTGCGCCTCTTACGAGAGTACGGCGACCCCGGCCCGAAGTATTCGCGAGATCATCACGAGTTGTCCTCTGGCGGCCAACACTCGTATTTTTGTCGACACAGGATTCTATCTCAGCCGCCAATACACCGTGGACTGTTCGGTCGTGGATACGGCCAACGCCTGCGAGCTGGGCGGCGCCGATCCCGCCGGCGTGGCGCCCTTCAATGATGCAGGAGCCGCGGGAAACATCCTCATTCAAGTGCCGAATATCGCCATCATCGGCGTCCCTTTCCCCGGCGGAACCGTGGTGGACGGTCACGGCGCCACCGGCGGCGGCTCGGCTCAAACCAATGTTTTCTACATCGATGGTCCCGGCGGCGCGGACAGCGTGCGAATCCAGAACATCGACATACCCCACGGCCAGCGAGGGATCTTCATCGACGATGCCGACAATAACATGATCGAAGGCGTCCTTTCACGGGACCATACAGGGGGGCCGCAGACCGGCATCGAGGAGCAACTCGGAAGCAACAACTACTTCCGAAACGTCGTCACGGCGAACAACGGGAAAAGGGGTCTCGTTCTCCTGGGGGCCGCAACCGCGGTTGTGGAGAACGGCACGTTCTACATGGATGGGTCCGCCGGTGGCGACATGAACGTTCTCGTGGGCAGCCAGGGTGGCACGGACTCCAGCAATGTGTCGATCCGGAACAGCATCTTCTTCATCGAAACCGGAAACAGGAGAGGACTCGTTGTGAACGACGGCAGCCAGGCCGGCTTCCGCAGTAACTTCAACAATTTCATCCGCGACACGGCAAGTGCGGACTGCGGTCGTTGGAGGGGGACGAACGCGACCACGTTGGCCGACTGGCAGGCTTGCACGGACAACAACAACTGCGGCGACGGTGCCACCTGCACCGCCGCCACCACCGAGTGCCTGGACGGCGGCGGCGGCGCCGACTCCTGCGATTGCGAAAGCGGCTCCGAACTTCTGGTTGCAACCACCCACCCCGTTGACAGCGCGGACCGCGATTTTCACATGAAGGGCCGATTCGGCCATTTCGACGTCGGCGAACCGACGTGGTTCAACACCGCCGATTCCGACGGGGACGGGATCATCGATGAGGGACCGTTCGAGATCTTCACGTGGGGGGACGAGATCACGTACACCGTCTCGCCCCTCGATACGGGGTGCAACGTGGCCACCGGAGCCTGCGCCGCGCGAGGGATCGCTCCCACGGGTAATTCGAGCAATTTGGAGCACGAAGGCAACAGCGACCGCCCAAACGCCGAGGGATACGCCCAGAACTACGGCGCCTCCCGCGGCAGCTTCACGCTTCCACTGACGGCCGCGGTCGTCCAGGGCACGCTGGGCGACCCGGACCTCATCGGGGGAACGCCGCCCACGCGCACCATGGGGGTGGGGGAGCCCGCGCTCATAGTAACGCTCACCCACACCGGGGGGGCCGCGAACAGCGATACGTTCATCCTCGGCGACATGGATCCGGCAGACGTGTGCACGGCGCCGGGGACACTGGCCGGCCCCGGGTCCTCTTATCTCCAGATTACGGACGGCGTGGACACGATGGTCGCCTACCTATCCGACATGAAAATCGGCGTCCCCACCGACTGGTGCATCGATCCGGGCGAAGCGGCCACGCTCTACTTCCAAGCCTACCGGCCGATGCCGGAGGGTTTCTACAGCGGCGACTACTTCGCCACGCTCGTCCTGAGAGGCTGGATGTACATCAAGGACCACTTCAGCATGGCGGGAATCAACACCCTGTCCTTCTTCCGCGATTTCATCCAGAACAAGCCCCGGCAGATGCGCGGCACGATCGGAGGGGTCAACAATTTCGGCGCGTTCGTGGACGGCCTCGTCCCCTTTCCGGACCAGGCGGTTACGACGACCAACAAATGGACCGTTCGCGGAGGCGGCGTGGCCACGGCGGACGTGGCGCGCCCGATCTACGTGCCCGGCTGTTTCGACGCCACCAACGCCGGCGCCAACGCGAACAACTCGGCCTTCACCATCCGCGCCGTGGACGGAACGGCGGACAACATCGTCCTCAGCGTATGCGAGAATGGGACCGGCGCGTACAGCCTCAGCGCGTCCGTCGGAGGGTGCGACGGCGCGAGCGACAGCTACGTCCTCATTCAAGACATGAACGGCGGCACGTATCGCACCTGTTCGGCCACGGCGGGCGTTGTGACACCGTGCGCGCTGGCCACGACCTGCGCGGCCGGCAGCACCGCGGTGACCTTCAACACGGGCGGAGATATGGGGGCGCTGTGCAACGGCCCGGCCACCGTCGAACTGGGACTCTACGATGGCGCGGCCGTTACCGTGCGCACGATCCCCGAGCCGGTTTACATTGTGGACAGCGCCACGGCCAACTGCCGCACCTCCCGCATCCAGTACGTCCAGGGCACCCGGGATATGATTCCGGGGGGGGCGATCCAGGATACCCGTGCGGTGGGCGCCTCATTCGACCCGGAGCTGTCCATCCGGACGGTCTGGAACGATCGGGGGACGATTCAGGATGATCCGGCCAACACGTTTTCGGGCCTCACGATCATGGATGCCGAGGCCCAGAGCGTTACCGATGCCTCGCCGCGCACGGTGAGCTCCTACTGCGATCCGACGGGCGACAGTTGCGACGGCGGCGGCGCGAACCCCCTCCAAGTCGGGGAGAGCATGTACATCACGTTCGACGATGCAACCAACAACGGAGTGGACGACGCAGCGCCCAACATCCCGGCCGGCATGTGCAACGGCACCGCTGAACTGCGGCTCAACGTGCGCGGAACGGAAGGGGCGGACGGCGTGGCCCTCAATGAAAATCCCACGGTGGTGGACGGCGTAACCATTTCCGGCGGATACGACTGCATGACCTGCATGGCCCAGACCC
Proteins encoded in this region:
- a CDS encoding right-handed parallel beta-helix repeat-containing protein, yielding MKSAEVLRSASFLALLFTVHCFLLARSAWAVCPDGAATTCYYVNDCCTRNDVYTYAADADMATGDDTLACASYESTATPARSIREIITSCPLAANTRIFVDTGFYLSRQYTVDCSVVDTANACELGGADPAGVAPFNDAGAAGNILIQVPNIAIIGVPFPGGTVVDGHGATGGGSAQTNVFYIDGPGGADSVRIQNIDIPHGQRGIFIDDADNNMIEGVLSRDHTGGPQTGIEEQLGSNNYFRNVVTANNGKRGLVLLGAATAVVENGTFYMDGSAGGDMNVLVGSQGGTDSSNVSIRNSIFFIETGNRRGLVVNDGSQAGFRSNFNNFIRDTASADCGRWRGTNATTLADWQACTDNNNCGDGATCTAATTECLDGGGGADSCDCESGSELLVATTHPVDSADRDFHMKGRFGHFDVGEPTWFNTADSDGDGIIDEGPFEIFTWGDEITYTVSPLDTGCNVATGACAARGIAPTGNSSNLEHEGNSDRPNAEGYAQNYGASRGSFTLPLTAAVVQGTLGDPDLIGGTPPTRTMGVGEPALIVTLTHTGGAANSDTFILGDMDPADVCTAPGTLAGPGSSYLQITDGVDTMVAYLSDMKIGVPTDWCIDPGEAATLYFQAYRPMPEGFYSGDYFATLVLRGWMYIKDHFSMAGINTLSFFRDFIQNKPRQMRGTIGGVNNFGAFVDGLVPFPDQAVTTTNKWTVRGGGVATADVARPIYVPGCFDATNAGANANNSAFTIRAVDGTADNIVLSVCENGTGAYSLSASVGGCDGASDSYVLIQDMNGGTYRTCSATAGVVTPCALATTCAAGSTAVTFNTGGDMGALCNGPATVELGLYDGAAVTVRTIPEPVYIVDSATANCRTSRIQYVQGTRDMIPGGAIQDTRAVGASFDPELSIRTVWNDRGTIQDDPANTFSGLTIMDAEAQSVTDASPRTVSSYCDPTGDSCDGGGANPLQVGESMYITFDDATNNGVDDAAPNIPAGMCNGTAELRLNVRGTEGADGVALNENPTVVDGVTISGGYDCMTCMAQTLEISGGDSSAGDNRVTTTAGTSTTLRAQLYNTGTAAFTIAAGTCQGPPCVGVGTACCTAGTCLTFTDGTAAGTFCAPASNARTCGADVFACAGADNCALGCAVGAGTQARVTFAATVVPAVILTTEPPSPYTPTIVMTGSLNETCDPDDIDVDPASTGIGDKVTESGWIEIER